CCGTTTTTGAAAAACAGGAGGGTGGGGATTGAGCTGATATGATATTGACGGCTAACGTTTGGCGCCTGATCCACATCGACCTTAGCGAAGGCGACACGGCCTGAATATTCGTTGGCAAGATCTTCGACGAGCGGCGCGATCATGCGGCAGGGTCCGCACCAATCCGCATAGCAATCAACGACCAGGAGCTTATTCGCTTTAACGGCATCCTGAAAAGACTGGTCAGTAACTTTCAGAACTGCGTTGGCAGCAGTATTCGACATAGCTGGAAACTCCAGAATTAACGTATGAATAAGAGCAGGGAATTAAGTCAGATTAAAGCAGGCTTTGGATTTTCTGTTCGAAAAACTCCTTGGGACGATATCCGACGACGGTTTCGACAATTTCGCCATCCTTGCCAATGATAAAGCAGGTTGGGATTGAGCGCGGGCTGCCAAAGATTTTGGATGCTTCTTCGCTGAAGATGCCGACCGGGTAGTTAATCTTCATTTGCTCGGAGAATTGCTGAACCTTTTGGGCACCTTCACGGCCAAAGGCAAGGCCGACCACTTCGACCTGTCCCTTGTACTGACTGTAGAGGTCGATGAAGTGGGGAATGCCTTTGCGGCACGGACCGCACCACGTGTCCCAGATATCGAGAATTACGACTTTGCCGTAGAACTGGCGCGCGTCCACGACTTCGCCCGCGGTAGTCTTGTAAGTGAAATTCAGTTTCTTGGCATCGTCCACTTTTGCGGCAGCGGCTTTTTCACCGGATTGACCGCACCCGATGGATGCGAGCATAAACGTTGCCAGAGCGAGAGAAAAGAGTGCTTTCATAGAGGCTTTCGAGTTTATCTTGCGAGAATTGAATTTCATCGGCGCCGCTCCCGGGATCAAATAGATGAACGATTTTGGATGCCGGATAGTTCCATAGACCCTAAAGATAATGAAATCTCCCTCCATAAACAAGACTCGGAAGTCAGGTCAAACAAAGACTTGTTTATCCATGTTCTGTATAGAGTTTACGAAAGTTAGGCGGGGCTCAAAGTCCTTCCGACGGCGGGGGCAATTTGCCGGAGACTGTCGATCAGGCCGTGCAGTTGCGTGGGGTAGAGGGATTGGTATCCGTCCGAGAGAGCATGGTCCGGGTCGGGGTGAACCTCCACGATGAGGCCGTCTGCGCCGACGGCAATGGCCGCTCGCGCAAGGGGAGAGACCATTTTCCGGTGACCCGTACCGTGAGACGGGTCTACGATGATGGGCAGGTGCGAAATTTCTTTCACAGCGGGGACGATGTTCAGGTCGAGCGTATTGCGCGCGAAATCGGAGAAGCCGCGGATGCCTCGTTCGCACAGGATGACATTGTAGTTACCAGTGGAAAGAACGTATTCCGCCGCATTCAGCAATTCATCGAGTGAGGCGGCAGGTCCACGCTTGAGCAGGACGGGCTTGCCGCTGCGAGCGACGATTTCCAGGAGTGAGAAATTCTGCATGTTTCGCGCACCCACCTGCAGCATGTCAACGAAGGGCAAGGCAAGCTCGCAAGATTCGTTGTCCACAACTTCGGAGACAACAGGCAGGCTGAATTCGCGGCCGGCATCGCGTATCCACTGAAGAGCCTGGATTCCAAGGCCGCGGAAGGAATAGGGTGAGGTGCGGGGTTTGAATGCACCGCCGCGGAGCATCCTTGCGCCAGCT
This genomic interval from bacterium contains the following:
- the trxA gene encoding thioredoxin — protein: MSNTAANAVLKVTDQSFQDAVKANKLLVVDCYADWCGPCRMIAPLVEDLANEYSGRVAFAKVDVDQAPNVSRQYHISSIPTLLFFKNGEMVDRQVGALPKHALQSRVESLLAN
- a CDS encoding TlpA family protein disulfide reductase, yielding MKALFSLALATFMLASIGCGQSGEKAAAAKVDDAKKLNFTYKTTAGEVVDARQFYGKVVILDIWDTWCGPCRKGIPHFIDLYSQYKGQVEVVGLAFGREGAQKVQQFSEQMKINYPVGIFSEEASKIFGSPRSIPTCFIIGKDGEIVETVVGYRPKEFFEQKIQSLL
- the aroF gene encoding 3-deoxy-7-phosphoheptulonate synthase; protein product: MLIIMNRDATAEQIRNVVAFIESLGLRAHEIPGESRTAIGITGNDGPLPAAQFEELPGVVQAVRVTKSFKLVSRETKPEDTVVQVGDVRVGGTEIAIIAGPCSVESREQIFKSAEQVRKAGARMLRGGAFKPRTSPYSFRGLGIQALQWIRDAGREFSLPVVSEVVDNESCELALPFVDMLQVGARNMQNFSLLEIVARSGKPVLLKRGPAASLDELLNAAEYVLSTGNYNVILCERGIRGFSDFARNTLDLNIVPAVKEISHLPIIVDPSHGTGHRKMVSPLARAAIAVGADGLIVEVHPDPDHALSDGYQSLYPTQLHGLIDSLRQIAPAVGRTLSPA